CACCGATGGAGACTTTAACGTGGGCGTGACCCGATTTGAAACACTAAAAGATAAAGTCGCAGAGAAAAGAAAAAGTGGCATTTCCTTAACCACGCTTGGTTTTGGGCAAGGCAACTATAACGATCAACTCATGGAACAATTGGCCGATGCAGGAGATGGCCAGTACGCCTATATCGATAACCTAAATGAAGCGCAAAAAGTTTTGGTCGACCAATTTACTTCGTCTATGGTGGTGGTCGCCAAAGATGTGAAATTGCAGTTAGAGTTTAATCCTTCTGTCGTCAAAGAGTATCGCCAAATTGGTTTTGAAAATCGGGCATTAAAAGCAGAAGACTTCAAAAATGATCAGGTAGATGCGGGTGAAATCGGTGCCGGACACACGGTAACGGCGCTTTATGAAATTACCTTGGCAGAGGAGGCGGGAGATCTTCCTGAGTATCGTTACGATGCCAATAAAAAAGGTGCGACAACAAACCGTGCACAAACCCCAAACGAGCTTGCCTATTTGAAACTTCGCTATAAATTACCGCAAGCATCTACTAGTAAAGAGGTTTCATTGCCGATAACACGTGCATCCATGAAATCTGCTAGTTCTGCATCGACAGATTTTCAGTTTGCTGCCGCTGTTGCTGCCTTTGGTGATTATTTAGGTAATCAAGGCAAATACCTCAATCAAATGACGCTAACAGATATCGAGCAACTAGCAAATCGATCAAAAGGGGCAGATCCTTTTGGCTATCGTGCTGAATTTGTTCGCCTCGTCCATCTAAGCAAAGAGTTGACTGCGCGGGTATCAAAGCAAGAAAAAGTTGCAAAAACAATGATGGCTGAATAAAAAAGTTCGTCTATACTTACCGCCTATGACGGATCGATTAGACACTATCTCAGACGAATCCCTGATGTTGCGTTTCGCATCAGGGGATTCTGCAGCATTCTCCGAGTTATATCAGCGACATCGGCAGGGGCTTTATGCCTTTTTGTCACGCCAAACCGGTAAAGTTTCTTGGTTAGACGACCTCTATCAAGATGTATGGATGGCGGTGACGAAAGCCAGATTTAGCTATAAGCCTGAAGCAATGTTTAAAACATGGCTTTACCAGATCGCCTACCATCGGATGATTGATTATCTTCGCCTGCACTTGCCATCGGGGCACTACACGTCTTTAGATGCCGATACCGAGGGAATGGCCATTGCCGAGCAATTGGCAGAGGATGATCATACCTCTCCAGATCAGCAGCTGACACAAAAGCAGATATCTGGACAGCTGCTAAAAGCAATAGATAATTTGCCAATGGATCAACGAGAGGCTTTCTTGTTACGCGAGCATGGCGAAATGTCGATAGAACAAATTGCAAAGATTACTGGTGTACTTCCAGAAACGGCCAAAAGCCGTTTACGTTATGCGGTCGCCAAATTGAAACAAGTGATGATCAGTAGTGTCAGAAGTAAAGAGGAGGATCGATGCCTATGAATAACGATACGGATTTTCGCCGTGACGAAGCATTGGTGTCTTCTGCTTATCACCAAATCGAATTGCCAAGTCCGCCAAATGCGTTGGATGAAAAAATTTTATTGGCAGTAAATACCGAATTACAAAAAAATCGGTTAATACCACCAAGAAACAAATTACCTAGTTTGATTGGATCTTTGTCCATTGCCGCTTCTTTGGTGTTGGCGGTTGGCGTTGGCCTCATGCTAAAAATGAACCAAGCAAATGAAGCGGCAGTATTAATGCCTGAGGAAGTACAGGCTATAAAAGATGCGGAAGCGAGAAAGCAGCAGGAAGAGGCCGCCAAGCACGCTAAAGCTCGGTTAGCCAAGCCGCAATCAATAGCCAATGCTGATTTTGCAGAAGCCTCTCCACAAGCTGAGCAAAGCCCGGTGCCTCCTTCAAAAGAAGCGAGCCAAGGGGCGCCAACGGCGGATGAACTAAATAAAGTAGCGAATCCATCCACGATGCAAATGGAGCCAAGATTGGCAAAGGTTCCGCCACCATCGGCCTCTACACCTAGTGTTGTCGCGAAAGCGGTCGTACCAAGCCCTGTATCTGAATCTGCGGTAGTCACAGCAGATGCGGCAACGCCCAAAGAAACAAAAGTAGATAACAGAAGTGCTGCAGCGTCAGCTGCTGTATTGGCAGACAAAGCCCCGGTTGATAAACCGCAGGCAGCAAATGCTTCTGATGCTGCGAAGAAAATGGCGGCCAAAAATGAAGTTGTGCCAGCAATAGAGGCTGCGCCTGTAGCTGCCGCCGCCCCTGCGCCTACAGTCGTAGCAAAAGAGGTGGCGAAGCCAAAGATGGAAATTAAAGCCAAAACCGCAACTGAGTGGTTAAGCGAAATTCGCCAACTCAAACGAAACGGGCAAGAGAAAAAAGCAGACCAAGAGCTAGGTAGATTCAAGGCATTTTATCCAGAAGAATCTATCCCGGCAGATCTTCAATAATGTTTTTATGCGCTTTACATTTCTTTGAACCAAACTTTGATGAGAATCAATATCAAGTAAGACCAATTGCTTTACAAAGCAAACTATTCGCACATTAACTTTTGCTGACGAGTGTTGATTGGTTCTGATTGGCAGGTAAGCGGTTGCTACTTCTTACTTGCCACTTATCATGTAACTAAAGTGGACGATCATCCATTCTCCAAACGCCGTTAGCAGCTAAGCATAGATGGGGTAGTTTGGTATGGCTTTCTTGGAATGGACATCAGAGTTAAACACCGGCATTGACGTCATTGATAACCAACACCGTAGAATCGTTGATTACATTAATCAACTAGATCAGGCAAAAGCGCAAAATGATAAAGCGCTCGTTGCCGAGGTGATCGACTCTACAATTGATTACACCATGTCCCACTTCGCATTTGAAGAAGCCTTAATTGAAGATGCAGGCTACCCTTTTGCAGGTCCTCACAAAAAAGTGCACGAACTCTTTATTAAGCGAGTAACCCGCCTACAAGAACGTTTCAATAAAGGTGAGGATATAGCTGAAGAGCTGCACAACTTGCTTTCTAGATGGTTATTTAGTCATATCCGTAGTGATGACTTTGCCTACGTCGATTCAGTTCGCAAAAGCATGCAAAATCTATTGTCCCAAACTCAGCCAGAAGGTTGGTTTACCAAAGCTGTTGGACGCTTTTTTAGAAAAGCCTACTAACCAACGGTTAAAAACGCGACATCCCTGAATGTGCTTCGGACATTCATCTTAGATATGACTGCACATCCTTACCATATTGTGGGAGGATGTGTTTTCTTTCTCATTTACGCTGGCATTTTTTCATGACGACCATTTTTACAAGACACCCTGCAGCCAATCTGTCTGGCTTTGAAATTACCTTCGTTAGCCGCGAAACGCCAAATGTGGAATTAGCGATGTCCCAGCACAATGCTTACGGAGAGACGCTAAAGCAGTTTGGACATGAAGTTGTCGTGCTACCTGCTTTAGAAGAATTGCCAGATAGTATTTTTGTAGAAGATGTCGCGGTTTTATTTCCAGAAGTGACTGTGCTCACACGTCCCGGCGCACTTAGCCGTCAACCGGAAGTTAAACATATTTCTGAATCCCTATCTGCTTTGAAGAAACCGATTGTTAGTATTGAGGCGCCAGGTACACTAGAAGGTGGAGATGTCTTACGAATTGATAAGCTTGTTTTTGTCGGTGTGACCTCTCGTACCAATGAAGAGGGAATCAATCAGTTATCAAATATTCTCGCAACCTATGAATACACGGTCATTCCTGTGGAGGTTACGGGTTGCCTGCATTTAAAAACAGGTGTCACCGCGTTAGATGATGAAACTGTATTGGTAAACCCAGAGTGGTTAGATACCTCTGCATTTGCAGGCTTCGATCAAATTGACGTCGAAGAAGACGAGCCTTGGGCGGCTAACGTACTAAAAGTAGGTGATCAGATTTTTATGAATGCAGCGAGCCCGAAGACGCAAGCAATCTTAAAAGAAGAGGGCTACAAAGTGCATAGTATCGATATTAGCGAATTCATGAAAATGGAAGCCGGTCTAACTTGCATGAGCTTAGTGCAGCCAATTCGCTAAAAGCCAATATCTAAGCAGGGTTATCTATCTACTTTACATAGTAATATTTGTTTTATCTCAAGATGCAAATCGGGTGATAATAGCTTTTTTTAGCTTGCAAACTACAAGACTCAAAGCGGAGATAGCTGCGAAGGGTCTTGAGAGACATTACTATGCCAATCTTTGATACCACACGCTTCAAATGGCCCTTTGATGGATTCATTTCTTCCATGCTCGGGGCCATTTTGCTCGCGCTATTTATTCCATCTGTTGGTGCTAGCCACGGACCTTTGCATTTAGATATCGTCACCGCTTGGGGTGTCGCGTTGGTCTTTTTTCTTAATGGTGCATTGTTACCAACAGAAAAGCTGAAAGCAGGCTTTAAGAACTACCGATTGCATCTATTGGTGCAAAGTAGTACGTATATCTTATTTCCAATTCTAGGGCTTCTAATTGGCTTCTTGCTAAAGAATTGGTTAGATACTAGTTTGGTATTGGGTATCGTTTATCTGTGTGCGTTATCGTCCACGGTATCGTCTTCTGTCACCATGACGACCATTGCAAAAGGCAATGTCACAGGGGCGATATTTAATGCCACATTGTCTACTTTGCTGGGTATGTTGCTAACCCCGTTATTGGTTAGCTTCTATGCTAGCAAAGGGGCTGCAGGTAGCTTTTCATTTGCCAATGCGATCATTGCCATTGCGATTCAATTGCTTTTACCTTTTATTGTTGGCCATCTACTGAGAAAGTGGCTATTACCCTTTTTGAAAAAGGGAATGAAAGTTGTTAATAAAGTAGATAAAACAGTGATTGTGCTGATTGTATTTAATGCCTTTTGTGACTCCACGCTTTCTGGCTTATGGCATCAGCAGGGCATTAGCTTACTGATTCAAGCGCTAGTCGTTGCTGCAATCCTGCTGCTGCTGGTGTTAACCATTACCGCAAAGCTCTCACGAGTAATGGGCTTCTCATTAGAAGATGAAATTGCAGCAGTGTTTTGTGGTTCTAAAAAGAGTGTGGCAAATGGTGTGCCGATGGCCAAAATGTTATTTGGCAGTAGCGTTCCATTAGGACCAATCGTATTGCCAATTATGATTTATCACCAATTGCAGCTTATTATTTGTGCAATTTTGGCAAGAAAGTATGCACAGAAAGTCGAATTATTAAATTCTTTAGAGAAATCTTAATAAAAGACTAGACAAGACTAGGGAGTGCTGACATAATTCCAAGTCTTGGGGCGACTGTGGTGAAATAGGTAGACACAAGGGACTTAAAATCCCTCGGCGCAAGCCGTGCCGGTTCGATTCCGGCCAGTCGCACCAAAAATATAAAATTAAGGACATAGAATATTCTCTAGTCCTTTTTTTTCGTCTGTAGTTTCCCTCTAGCTTCTTCCGACTTTCTTCTTGTTTTTGATGTGCACAGCACAATCCTTCAGTAATATAAATTATCGTATTTCAATCGTTCGTCCACTTCCTGCATTCGCTTTCATATTGGCTTGATAATTAAATAAGCAATTAATACTGATTGTGCTATACCTAAAGCATAAATAATTAATTGCCTTTCCTCTCTTGTGATTTTTGAGGAACAGGTTTGCAAAATGGGGGCTATGTGTGGCCAATCAACATCATGAATTAATTCGTGCGATCTTAAGTGCAGGGGCAACACTCGGTTTGGGTGTGGTTTGCCAGTCGCTAAATGGCGAATTACTTGGCACAAACTCATTAGCTAATGAATGGTTCAATCAGCATATCAATGCATTATGTGGAATATCTGAATGCGAAACAGGGCTGGTCATTACTGATGAGCTTGGGCGGTCATTAGATAAAAGCATACTGCCTAGTGTTAGGTGTCGCCGGCAATTGCAAGATCAACCCGGTAAATTGATTGCAATCATTGATGATGGCGCCACGCCATTTTGGTATGAGATTACGGCGAGCCTGAGAGAGCTTGCAGATGAAAAATGTTCTCGAATTGTTGTTTTAACGATTCGCCCAGTGACGCCGCTAGTAGCAGAAAATACTCGCTTACATGGCAGTCATTTGCTCGCGATGGCTTCTACAGATGCTGTTTTGTTGTTAGATGGTAATGGTATGGTGTGCATTGCCAATCCTGCATGCGATAGATTATTTTGGCAGCCATCCCCAACCATGCTTGGTATTCACCTTGCTGAGCTGTGGCCAGATAAGCAAGGCTGGCCTGCTGTCGAAAGTAGCATTCTGTTGACACTAGAAGGTACCCCTCAGCATCTAGTGACTTGGAGCGAAATAGGGCGTCTAGGTTGGCGCTGTATTGATATTCGAATGGCACCGTCTTTTAATATGCTGGGTGAAATAGATGGTGTGCTTATTTCGATTCGGGATATTAGTGAATCCACTCAAAAATTAAGAATGATGGCTCAGATTCAATCCATGACGAAAATAGGAACGTGGATGTTGTTCCCATCTCTTGATAATGGTTACTGGGATGAAATGTCCTATCAGCTTCATGGCTTAGATGCTGACAGTATCGTTCCTTCGTTGGTATGTGCCGATTTGTTTTATGAGAAATTGAATGCAGATGCATATTGCCAAGCGGTGAAAAGATGTTTTGCAGATGGCACGCCGTTTAGTTTAGATTTAAGACTAATCCAGCACGTGGTAGAGGGGCATTGGTTGCGTGTAACTGGCACCGCGGAATGGCGTGATGGCAAGGTTCAAAAGGTGATCGGCACTTTCCAAGAGATTACCGATCTTCGTTCACAGAATGAGCAATTATCACTGGCAGCTATTTTGTTTGAAACGATTAGTGATCCTGTTGCAATTGCCGATGCAGATCAAATGATTGTAGCGGTGAATCCTTGCTTTGAAAGGGAAACAGGGTTGAGTGCAGATGATATTTTGGGCCGAATGATTGAAGAAGTGTCACAAGCTATTGTGGCGAAAAAACCAATGTTGTCTAGACCGAAGATCCGGGCAGTAAATGATGCTAAAGGACGTTTAGCGCATCATATTGTGGTTTGGTAATAACGCCTGCTCTTTTTAGTAAAAACAAAAAGGGGATCGATATTCGATCCCCTTTTTTATTGCCATAGCATCTGAATAGATTATTCAGGAGTATTTGCTTGTGTTTCAACTTGTTGCAGCGATTCAACAGCCTCAGTTGTCGCTTTTGGCTTGCGACGACGGGTTGTCTTTGGTTTCTCTACTTCCGCTACAACGGTTTCAACAGGTGCATCTACTACTTTTTCTGCTGCCGTTTCCACCAATTGAAGTTGCTCTGGTGCTGCAACCTCAGGCTTGGTGGTTTTACGTCTTGTCTGGCGACGTGGTTTTGCAGGCGCTTCTTCTGCTACCTCAGTTGTCGTTACTCTGGTTTCAATTGCATGCAGTTCTTCTGCGGGCTCTGCTGCAACTGGTGCCTCTGGTACTTTATCTGCAACGACAGTTTCTACCACCGGTACAGCTACTTCAGTAGGCGCTACTGCAGGAGCCTCTTGTGGCACTACTGTGTTGGTTTCAACGGCCGTTGTGCTCTCAGAGGCGGGCGTAGTGATAGAGCTAACAATCGCTTCGACAGTTTCAGTTACCTTCACTTCTTCTTTTGAAGGAGTAACAACTTCAACTTGGCTTGCGGTATTGTTTTCAACCACTGTTTCGGCAACCTGAACAACAGAAGGCGCTGCTACAGCTTCTTCGACTTTTGCCTCTGCAATAGGTGCTGGCGCTGGTGTAATTTCTACAGGAGCGCTAACTACCTCTGATACAGCTGGTGCAGCATTGGACTCAGCGTTAACCAATACATCATTTGGTACAAATGCTGTGTTCTCTTCTGAGCTACGTTCTTTGCGCTCACCACGACGGTTGCGGCGGCGGCGATTGTTGCTCTTGTGTTCGCTTTCCGCAGCGTTCTCTGGCGCAGAAGAAACGACTTCGGTACTTACTCGGTTATTACTTTCAGCTGGCTGACGGCTTTCACGAGGTTCTTTTTCCTGGCGCTCAGTATTGCGTTCAGTACGCTCGTTTTTATCGCCACGATCATTGCGATTATTACGATTGTTACGCCCTGTGTTACCCGTTGTTGCTGCGGTTGCTGTTTCTTTGTCTGATGCAACTGCTTCGTTACGATTCTCTTTTTCTTTGCGTCGTTGATTGTTTTCTTCCTGACGCGGCTGACGAGTTTCATCGTTCTGATTGCGTTGACGATCGTTGCTGCGCTCGCCTCTGTCTTGGCGGTTGTTACGTTCGTTACGATTGTTGCGATCGTTTCGGTTGTTACGTCCACGACGAGGTGCTTCGCTAGATTTCTCAGCAGGTTTTTGCTCTTTAATCTGCTCGGTTTCACCCTTTAGCCAGTTAATGATGCGAGCAAAGAAACCTGGTTTTGCCGGTTGCGCTGCTTTTCTCTCTTCAACAATAGGAGCCGGTTGATCTGGCGTAAAGTGTTGAACTGCCGCTTGCTGGCGAACTTCTGTTTTTTGTTTCTGTGCAACAGGCACTTCCACGTCTTCAGAAGGTCTTTCCATCATTTTGTAACTTGGCATGTCATCTTCGTGATGATTCAAGTCGTCGTGGCGAAGACGGTTGATTTTGTAGTTAGGTGTTTCCAAGTGGATATTTGGAATAAGCACCACACTTACTTTTAAGCGTGCTTCAATGGCGTAAATTTCTGCGCGTTTTTCATTTAGCAAGTAGGTTGCAACATCAACCGGAACTTGTGCATGAACGGCGCCAGTATTTTCCTTCATTGCTTCTTCTTGCAAGATACGCAAGATATGAAGCGCAGAAGACTCTGTACCACGAATAAAGCCGGTACCATGACAGCGAGGGCATGGCATGTGCGCAGATTCGCCTAGGCTAGGCTGTAAACGCTGGCGTGATAGCTCTAATAAGCCAAAGCGAGAAATCTTGCCATACTGAACGCGTGCTCTATCGTGATGCAGTGCATCTTTTAGACGATTTTCCACTTCACGCTGATTCTTAGGGTTTTCCATGTCGATAAAATCGATCACGATCAAACCGCCTAAGTCACGTAGACGTAATTGACGAGCAATTTCGTCCGCTGCTTCTAAGTTGGTATTCAGTGCGGTCGTTTCAATATCGCCACCGCGGGTTGCACGCGCGGAGTTAACGTCAATAGAAACAAGCGCTTCTGTGTGGTCAATAACAATCGCACCACCAGAAGGTAGGCTTACCTCACGGCGATAAGCGGTTTCAATTTGATGCTCGATCTGGAAGCGAGAAAATAGCGGTACATCGTCTTTATAAAGCTTTACGCGATGCACATTGGCAGGCATCACATGGCTCATAAACTGGCGTGCTTGCTCGTATAAGCTCTCTGTATCAATCAGGATTTCGCCAATATCTGGCTGGAAATAGTCACGAATAGCACGAATCACAAGGCTAGATTCTTGATAAATCAAGAACGCACCTGTTTGAGAAGTGGCTGCGCCTTCAATTGCATTCCAAAGTTGCAATAGGTAGTTTAAGTCCCACTGCAATTCTTCAAGCGTTCTACCAATCGCAGCAGTACGTCCAATTACACTCATTCCATTTGGCGAGTCTAGTTGGTCTAGCAATGCACGTAATTCGTTACGCTCTTCGCCTTCAATACGACGAGAAACGCCACCACCACGTGGGTTGTTAGGCATTAACACCAAGTAACGACCAGCCAAGCTAATAAAGGTGGTTAGTGCTGCACCTTTATTGCCACGTTCGTCTTTGTCTACTTGGACAATGACTTCCATGCCTTCTTTTAAGGCGTCTTGAATACGTGCGCGGTGATCAGTTCCAGGAAGGAAGTATGAGCGGGCAACTTCTTTGAATGGTAAAAAGCCATGGCGTTCTTGGCCGTAATCTACAAATGCTGCCTCAAGACTAGGCTCGATGCGGGTAATAACACCTTTGTAGATATTGCTTTTACGTTGTTCTTTGCCAACGGTTTCAATGTCTAGGTCAATTAATTTCTGACCATCAACAATCGCGACGCGCAGTTCTTCAGACTGCGTCGCATTAAATAACATACGTTTCATATTTTTCCCCGCGCGCCATGAAAGCACGGGATTCACTGTACTGGCCGTTGCAGAGGCAATTGGCACTACCGACAACCAGTTTGTTACAGTTCAACGACTGTAGAACAGTGCATTTCGAACGAGCGAATGCTTTTCTTGCATGATTAAGAGAGGCTCAATAGCCCAAAGTTACATTGAGTCTCAAAAATGCTTGTTCCTTAATGTGATAGTAGATAAGGGCGAACCCTTTACAGGTGGTTTATTGTCTTGTACCGGTATTGATGCATGAGCTGGCAGTCAACAGGTGAATAAGAGGTCATCTTGCTTTTGATGTACCGGTTTTTCTATGAAAAACAGGCAGATATCTTTGCTTTTGATAATATTATTCTTCGTTTTCTGACATTTTCCAGTGTGTCTTTTCTCTATTATTTGGCAGGGCGCTAACCATCAGCATTCAACCTGCAGCGTCACCACCAAAGTGGCCGTCTTCGCATCCTGTCTGGTTACACTATATTTCAGCTTAAATGACCAATTTCAGTTTATGGGAGTCATTTGTTATCTCAACCACAATGAAATGGGCTTTCAAATAGTGTACTTGCTTGTTTGATGCGCCGATTATATTGGAAAAAACTTTAACAACCGAAAACCGTGCCAGCAGCTTTTTTCTATCATGCATCCGACGTTACGCCGGTATTCTAACTTCCTGTATTTGCGACGATCACAAAATGAAACAAAAAAACATTTGATGCTTTTCAGCGCGCAAAATT
The genomic region above belongs to Leeia speluncae and contains:
- a CDS encoding RNA polymerase sigma factor; its protein translation is MTDRLDTISDESLMLRFASGDSAAFSELYQRHRQGLYAFLSRQTGKVSWLDDLYQDVWMAVTKARFSYKPEAMFKTWLYQIAYHRMIDYLRLHLPSGHYTSLDADTEGMAIAEQLAEDDHTSPDQQLTQKQISGQLLKAIDNLPMDQREAFLLREHGEMSIEQIAKITGVLPETAKSRLRYAVAKLKQVMISSVRSKEEDRCL
- a CDS encoding bacteriohemerythrin, which encodes MAFLEWTSELNTGIDVIDNQHRRIVDYINQLDQAKAQNDKALVAEVIDSTIDYTMSHFAFEEALIEDAGYPFAGPHKKVHELFIKRVTRLQERFNKGEDIAEELHNLLSRWLFSHIRSDDFAYVDSVRKSMQNLLSQTQPEGWFTKAVGRFFRKAY
- a CDS encoding dimethylarginine dimethylaminohydrolase family protein → MTTIFTRHPAANLSGFEITFVSRETPNVELAMSQHNAYGETLKQFGHEVVVLPALEELPDSIFVEDVAVLFPEVTVLTRPGALSRQPEVKHISESLSALKKPIVSIEAPGTLEGGDVLRIDKLVFVGVTSRTNEEGINQLSNILATYEYTVIPVEVTGCLHLKTGVTALDDETVLVNPEWLDTSAFAGFDQIDVEEDEPWAANVLKVGDQIFMNAASPKTQAILKEEGYKVHSIDISEFMKMEAGLTCMSLVQPIR
- a CDS encoding bile acid:sodium symporter family protein — encoded protein: MPIFDTTRFKWPFDGFISSMLGAILLALFIPSVGASHGPLHLDIVTAWGVALVFFLNGALLPTEKLKAGFKNYRLHLLVQSSTYILFPILGLLIGFLLKNWLDTSLVLGIVYLCALSSTVSSSVTMTTIAKGNVTGAIFNATLSTLLGMLLTPLLVSFYASKGAAGSFSFANAIIAIAIQLLLPFIVGHLLRKWLLPFLKKGMKVVNKVDKTVIVLIVFNAFCDSTLSGLWHQQGISLLIQALVVAAILLLLVLTITAKLSRVMGFSLEDEIAAVFCGSKKSVANGVPMAKMLFGSSVPLGPIVLPIMIYHQLQLIICAILARKYAQKVELLNSLEKS
- a CDS encoding PAS domain-containing protein, which codes for MANQHHELIRAILSAGATLGLGVVCQSLNGELLGTNSLANEWFNQHINALCGISECETGLVITDELGRSLDKSILPSVRCRRQLQDQPGKLIAIIDDGATPFWYEITASLRELADEKCSRIVVLTIRPVTPLVAENTRLHGSHLLAMASTDAVLLLDGNGMVCIANPACDRLFWQPSPTMLGIHLAELWPDKQGWPAVESSILLTLEGTPQHLVTWSEIGRLGWRCIDIRMAPSFNMLGEIDGVLISIRDISESTQKLRMMAQIQSMTKIGTWMLFPSLDNGYWDEMSYQLHGLDADSIVPSLVCADLFYEKLNADAYCQAVKRCFADGTPFSLDLRLIQHVVEGHWLRVTGTAEWRDGKVQKVIGTFQEITDLRSQNEQLSLAAILFETISDPVAIADADQMIVAVNPCFERETGLSADDILGRMIEEVSQAIVAKKPMLSRPKIRAVNDAKGRLAHHIVVW
- a CDS encoding Rne/Rng family ribonuclease, encoding MKRMLFNATQSEELRVAIVDGQKLIDLDIETVGKEQRKSNIYKGVITRIEPSLEAAFVDYGQERHGFLPFKEVARSYFLPGTDHRARIQDALKEGMEVIVQVDKDERGNKGAALTTFISLAGRYLVLMPNNPRGGGVSRRIEGEERNELRALLDQLDSPNGMSVIGRTAAIGRTLEELQWDLNYLLQLWNAIEGAATSQTGAFLIYQESSLVIRAIRDYFQPDIGEILIDTESLYEQARQFMSHVMPANVHRVKLYKDDVPLFSRFQIEHQIETAYRREVSLPSGGAIVIDHTEALVSIDVNSARATRGGDIETTALNTNLEAADEIARQLRLRDLGGLIVIDFIDMENPKNQREVENRLKDALHHDRARVQYGKISRFGLLELSRQRLQPSLGESAHMPCPRCHGTGFIRGTESSALHILRILQEEAMKENTGAVHAQVPVDVATYLLNEKRAEIYAIEARLKVSVVLIPNIHLETPNYKINRLRHDDLNHHEDDMPSYKMMERPSEDVEVPVAQKQKTEVRQQAAVQHFTPDQPAPIVEERKAAQPAKPGFFARIINWLKGETEQIKEQKPAEKSSEAPRRGRNNRNDRNNRNERNNRQDRGERSNDRQRNQNDETRQPRQEENNQRRKEKENRNEAVASDKETATAATTGNTGRNNRNNRNDRGDKNERTERNTERQEKEPRESRQPAESNNRVSTEVVSSAPENAAESEHKSNNRRRRNRRGERKERSSEENTAFVPNDVLVNAESNAAPAVSEVVSAPVEITPAPAPIAEAKVEEAVAAPSVVQVAETVVENNTASQVEVVTPSKEEVKVTETVEAIVSSITTPASESTTAVETNTVVPQEAPAVAPTEVAVPVVETVVADKVPEAPVAAEPAEELHAIETRVTTTEVAEEAPAKPRRQTRRKTTKPEVAAPEQLQLVETAAEKVVDAPVETVVAEVEKPKTTRRRKPKATTEAVESLQQVETQANTPE